Within the Balneola sp. MJW-20 genome, the region CAGCGATCCTTAAAAAGTTATAATTAAGTGTGCGTGGTTAATTCAGGCACCCTTACCTTACCTTTTTAGCTCAATCAAGCAGGGGTATATATGACTGATAATTTTGACATCTGGGACGACAGGGCGCACCGGTATCTCACCAAATCACGGTTTATTCACGCACTCGACTGTCCGACCAAACTCTATTACAAAGAAAACGAGGAATATGTAAGTGCGGAAGAGGATAATGAATTCCTGAAGACCCTTGCGGAGGGGGGTATGCAGGTCGGGGAGCTGGCCCAGTTATATTTTCCGGAAGGAACACTGATCAAAGGAAAGGGACGGTATAAGACCATCAGCAGTGCCCAGACAGCGGACTACCTGACGGACGAAAAAGTAACCCTATTTGAAGCAGCTTTCATGTATGAGCACTGTTACGTGCTGGCTGATATTGTTGTGAAGGATGGAAATAAGGTCGACCTGATCGAGGTGAAGAGTAAGTCATGGGGAAAAAAAGAAGAAGACGAAACGATGCTGACTAATGCCAGTACAGTTCGTGGCCCATGGCAGAAATACCTGTATGATATTGCCTTTCAGACCTGGGTGTTCAAACAGGTGAACCCGGAGATGGAGGTCACCCCTTATCTGTACCTGATCGATAAGGAACGTGCTGCAACCGTTGAGGGACTGCATCAGTATTTCAAAATCGTGAAAGACATGGATGGTCGGAGCGAGATCGAGCTTACCGAAGAGAAGCCGGATCTGGACCTCGGGGACCCAATCATGAAGAAGATCGATGTGTCTGAGGAGGTAAACCTGATCCTGGAAGGAAAGGGTAGGGAGCCGGAATCAGAACTGGAGGCACAGGGATTCGATGCCTGGGTCAGGGGACTGATGGAACTTTATGTAGAGAATAAAAAGTATCCGACTGAGATCGGAGCGAAGTGTAAGAACTGTGAGCATCGTGTGCCAGCGGACAAGCTGAACGGTAAGACCTGCGGCTTCAGGGAGTGCTGGTCCGAAAAACTGGGATGGTCCGAAGACGACTTCAACGAACCGGCCGCCTTTGATGTATGGTTCGCGGATGCCGGAAAATACATGGAGGATGAGATCTACAAGATGAAGGAACTCACTCCGGAATACTATGGGGTTGATGAGTCGGACCTCTACTCCAGACCAAAATGGGATAATGGTTATAAAGACCGACAAGTCGTACAGATCATGAAGCAGACCGGTCGGCATGAAGCGGATGAGGTGATCCTGCCGGGCCTTTATGAGGAAATGAAGTCCTGGACCTATCCGCTGAATTTTATTGACTTCGAGGGCATTGCCCCTGCTATTCCTTTTCATAAGGGAGCGTATCCGTATAAAAAGACGCCCTTTCAGTTCTCGGTCCATAAGGTCCATGAGAACGGAAGCGTGGAGCATGCTGCAGAATGGGTCGAAAAGGAGAAAGGAGCGTATCCCTGCTTTACTTTTGTCCGGAAGCTGAAGGAGGTCCTTGATCAGGACGAAGGAAGCGTATTCATGTACCATCATTACGAGCGAAGCACGCTCAGGGATGTAAGAGATGCTCTGGAAAGATCGGAAGAACCGGACAGGGAAGAGCTTATTGACTGGATCAATACGCTGGTCACGGAGGGCTCACCACGGTACATGATCGACCAGCAGCAGCTGGTGAGATACTATCATTACTCCGTACATATGGGGAAATCGATCAGCATCAAGGATGTCCTGCCGGCCATTCTGCAGGAGAGTGAGGTGCTCAAGGATATCTATTCACAGCCCTACAATGGACTCAGTATTAAAGACACGGTACTGTATCAGGAAGACGGATCCGGAAAAGTGATCAATCCTTACAAACAGCTGCCGGAAGTCGGATACGGTATCCCGGATGTGATGCACGAGGATGAAGTGAAATTTGAAGGAAGTGAGCGGATCGTCGACGGGGGAGCAGCCATGATGGCCTGGGCCCGTATGCAGTTTCCGGATGTGTCAGAAGCAGAACGGGAAGCCGTGTTCAAGTCCCTCTTACAATACTGTGAGCTGGACACGCTGGCGATGGTGATGATTTATCAGCATTGGAAATCAAAAAAATAATTACATGGACTTAGTAAAAAACTACTCTGAATTAATCGTAAATCTTAAATCGAAATTTAAGAATGCGACAATAGAGGCCTCATCAAGGAGAATCTTCTTATCTGAAATCGGAAAATTTCCAGGTGTATATATAATTTCGAAAGAAACAGAAGTGATTTATATAGGTAGTTCAGGGAAATTAGACAGCGATTTGAATTTTGGAACGTCAAATGTTAGATCCAGAATATCGAATTCATATACACCATATAAACTTTACGGAGAAGACTTCTTATTCAACCCAGTCGGAAAAATTAAGGGTACAAATAAGCCTGAAAAATATTTAGATAAGTACCTGTTGCAAGAATTAGAGTTTACTTGTTTTGATCTTACCCCAGATGAACACGTTATAATCCCATCAGCTTTGGAGCATCTATTGATTCAGTCTTATATCAATGAACTACATAGATTGCCTATTGTTAATCAGAAGATCTAAAGTTCTAATTTTAATTTAAAATAATAACGTATGGATACTATCAGACTTGAATACACTGACGATGACACATATATAAGAATCATCAATCCTGAAAGTGATCATCATAATATTGGATACATTTCGAAGAGCGGCCAAATATCAATTAAATCTCAACTCTATGAAATGATATCTTCTGAAATATATTCCAAATTTGAGTGGGAGAAGGGAGCTGGAATGCATGGTGGTAGTGGTTATCATTCTCACACAACGAATTGCGATGATTTAGCAGATGCTATTCAGTTTCTAAGAGAAGTATTTAATTCTAATAATATCAGAGGGGTTTTTAATCTATAAGGATATGATAATTTACATCGACCTCGACGGCGTGATTGCCGACTTCGACAAAGCTAGGGAGACGCATCCCTTATCGAAGCAGACGCCTTATAAAGGCCGGCCGGATAAGCTGCCAGGGATCTACGAGGACCTTGATCCCATTCCGGGTAGTATAGAGGCGGTGAACTCCTTACTGGAGGATGAGCGTTTTGAGGTTTTCATCCTGTCATCTGCTCCATGGGATAATCCGGATGCCTGGACCCATAAGCGGTTGTGGGTGGAAAAGTATTTCGGGGCCGCCGTCCGCAATAAGCTGATCCTGTCCAAGAGAAAGGATCTCCTCCGCGGCGATATCCTGATCGACGATCTTCCCTGGAATGGTGCTCGTGACTTTCAGGGGCTATGGATCCGGTTCGGATCGGAAGAATACCCGGACTGGTCCGCCGTGCTGCCGGTACTGGAGGAGCAGGTCCATGCCTGACCGGTTATCCCATGGAAGAGGAATAGCACTCCTGCGAAAATACGATTTCGACTACCGGCCCGTACATGATATCCAGAGCCTGTACGTGGAATGGGAAGACTTGGGTGACATACTTCATATTATTCGAAGACGAAAACGCTGCTATGTGACTGAAATGGTCATGTTGGAAGGAGATTACCGGCTTCGATACTTCACCCTGAACGAACAATGCCGTTTCCTTCTGAAAGAGGATGTCAGCCCGGACAATCACCCGCATGTTGAAGATCATATACCTGAAGGAACCGTTTTGTCTTTTCATGAAGGACCGCATCACGGAGTGATCGATTTTGACCAGGGTATTCCGCTGGCATTCAAGGACAAGTTCTACCAGGTGGATTATGATTTCATACAGCTGATCAGCAGATAAATGGTATGCGGATGGTAGATCTGCGATGGACCGAACGGCGAAGATTAGATTGAATTACGATTAAACGAAACAGGTTAGTCTAATTTGACATCAACCCTCACAAACGGATGATCACTCAGCCTGTTCTTTCTTACTTTATCATGCTGAACAGAAGCATCAATCTCCAAGGAAGTGATAAGATCATTTGAATGGATCATATGCTGCACAGTGTCCGTGCGTTCGGAGGTAGGCCAGCAGAGGTCATTATCCTTTGCAAATTGTTTGACCTTATTATAGGCTTTATTCTTGTTGGCCCACCCTTTCCGGAGGTTCAGGTCGCCTCCGATAATAAAGCCCTCGTCAGCCAAGGACTCAAATTGTGACAGTTGCTCCTGAAGACGGTCTGAGTAGGTCAGATCGCTGTCTTTTTTCCAACGGTCCTTGATGGTGATCACATTTCCATACAACAGGAATTTTTGGTTCCCATTGGTGATCTCACACAGGACCCCGTTTATGGGCTCAGTAATGGTCCGCTGCCTGGCCGGTACCCGGCTATACACCCCAACCTGGTAGTAGGCATTGGGCTTATTATAGTTTCTGCTTTTATTTATATAAGGACTTTCATCACTGTAGAAAGCAAAATAGCCATCCAGTGTCAAAGCAGCATTGGTCTCGCAAAGGATGTAGATATCACAATCCTGCTCTTTCAGGTATTCTTTGATCCGGATGAAGCGCTGATTCTGAGATAGCTTCCCCTCATAGTATTCCGGATGATCAATATTCCAGAGGCCGATCTTCATATCATTATTCAGCTTTGCATTCAGTTGTACTGACAAATACAAGAAGTACCTATCTAATGCAAAAATAAAAGATAATCTGCCTATGACACGCCATGTCACCCCTCGCCGCTATATTGCTCTCGTTGTGTTAAATGTTGGTTGTTTCATGGTGTACATACGTTGGTTAAGAGAGCGAAAAGGCCCCGAGTTTTGTAGGTAATGGGACAGGATGAGGGGCCCTTTTTCGGCAAACTTGAAATGTGAAATGTGAAATGTGAAAAGGGAAATGACAGTCTTTGTCCTGTTAAGTACTCCGGATCTTTTAGGATTACAGGATATAAATAAAATCATAAGCTAAATAACCTGATTAATGTGACCAAAACGAGAAAAAACGATAGGAAGAAACCTGAGATTCGCATACGGCATATTCAGGGCGGGATGATGGAGACCATGAAAACGGGGGTGTATCCGGATTACTATCTGGTGCGGTCACGGAAGTATGAAAAATCCTGGAAGGTCAAAGAGCTGCCGGCTGAGCTGAAGTTCAAAGGCAAGGTAGTCTACTCCATAGAGCATGAATTCGAAGTATACGACGGCGAGGGCAGGCCCATGGAGGATATTGAGTTATCGATGGAAATGAGGGATTGATGTGCGATGGATG harbors:
- a CDS encoding DUF2779 domain-containing protein: MTDNFDIWDDRAHRYLTKSRFIHALDCPTKLYYKENEEYVSAEEDNEFLKTLAEGGMQVGELAQLYFPEGTLIKGKGRYKTISSAQTADYLTDEKVTLFEAAFMYEHCYVLADIVVKDGNKVDLIEVKSKSWGKKEEDETMLTNASTVRGPWQKYLYDIAFQTWVFKQVNPEMEVTPYLYLIDKERAATVEGLHQYFKIVKDMDGRSEIELTEEKPDLDLGDPIMKKIDVSEEVNLILEGKGREPESELEAQGFDAWVRGLMELYVENKKYPTEIGAKCKNCEHRVPADKLNGKTCGFRECWSEKLGWSEDDFNEPAAFDVWFADAGKYMEDEIYKMKELTPEYYGVDESDLYSRPKWDNGYKDRQVVQIMKQTGRHEADEVILPGLYEEMKSWTYPLNFIDFEGIAPAIPFHKGAYPYKKTPFQFSVHKVHENGSVEHAAEWVEKEKGAYPCFTFVRKLKEVLDQDEGSVFMYHHYERSTLRDVRDALERSEEPDREELIDWINTLVTEGSPRYMIDQQQLVRYYHYSVHMGKSISIKDVLPAILQESEVLKDIYSQPYNGLSIKDTVLYQEDGSGKVINPYKQLPEVGYGIPDVMHEDEVKFEGSERIVDGGAAMMAWARMQFPDVSEAEREAVFKSLLQYCELDTLAMVMIYQHWKSKK
- a CDS encoding 5' nucleotidase, NT5C type translates to MIIYIDLDGVIADFDKARETHPLSKQTPYKGRPDKLPGIYEDLDPIPGSIEAVNSLLEDERFEVFILSSAPWDNPDAWTHKRLWVEKYFGAAVRNKLILSKRKDLLRGDILIDDLPWNGARDFQGLWIRFGSEEYPDWSAVLPVLEEQVHA
- a CDS encoding endonuclease/exonuclease/phosphatase family protein, which codes for MSVQLNAKLNNDMKIGLWNIDHPEYYEGKLSQNQRFIRIKEYLKEQDCDIYILCETNAALTLDGYFAFYSDESPYINKSRNYNKPNAYYQVGVYSRVPARQRTITEPINGVLCEITNGNQKFLLYGNVITIKDRWKKDSDLTYSDRLQEQLSQFESLADEGFIIGGDLNLRKGWANKNKAYNKVKQFAKDNDLCWPTSERTDTVQHMIHSNDLITSLEIDASVQHDKVRKNRLSDHPFVRVDVKLD